Proteins from a single region of Nitrososphaerota archaeon:
- a CDS encoding PadR family transcriptional regulator produces the protein MPRNLRRKWLRPQAVPRGFFRLYILTLLSRGDETGYSITQKILDMTEGAWRPGPGTMYPMLKGLASDGLAKAAPAAKGSGKAYSITMKGRRELEKMRENLAGAGRREKVVGRLFADLLPPSVYVPAMVNRYREGIDLLRQKILEVPEADRFIQLKELKLVLESQLRWVELQLDEKVVIRGPVLKARHRQ, from the coding sequence ATGCCCAGGAACCTCCGGCGGAAATGGCTCCGCCCTCAGGCCGTCCCCAGAGGGTTCTTCAGGCTCTACATCCTTACGCTTCTTTCACGCGGCGACGAGACCGGTTACTCGATCACACAGAAGATCCTTGACATGACCGAGGGCGCTTGGAGGCCCGGTCCAGGGACGATGTATCCGATGTTGAAGGGGCTCGCCTCTGACGGGCTGGCGAAGGCTGCGCCTGCCGCCAAAGGGTCGGGGAAGGCGTACTCCATTACCATGAAGGGACGGCGGGAGCTGGAGAAGATGCGAGAGAACCTGGCGGGGGCCGGCCGAAGGGAGAAGGTGGTGGGGAGGCTGTTCGCGGACTTGCTTCCGCCGTCCGTGTACGTGCCGGCGATGGTGAACAGATATCGCGAGGGAATCGACCTTCTGAGGCAGAAAATCCTCGAAGTCCCTGAGGCAGACAGGTTCATCCAGTTAAAGGAGCTGAAACTCGTGCTGGAGTCCCAGCTCCGGTGGGTCGAGCTCCAGCTCGACGAAAAGGTGGTTATCAGGGGGCCTGTGCTGAAGGCCCGACACAGGCAATAG